One stretch of Dissulfurimicrobium hydrothermale DNA includes these proteins:
- a CDS encoding hydrogenase large subunit — MDKFLEIKNGEMIGRRAIPYLNFADFCKGLLRVAARGASVVQFFGYKEDPLVQQDISLNFNAPSREFFGYEEEGSVQLLAVMRMGGHLYAIQTTAPESFESLSQHEIKFQLFEREIAEQFGLTPLGHPWLKPVRYHTNWRGVKDVFDNDYNKDIPGNYPYFQVEGEEIHEVAVGPVHAGIIEPGHFRFQCIGERILHLEIQLGYQHRGVERLLASVPFKRLPVIAEGIAGDTAIGNSLCFSQAIEALSGKKIDDGTKIIRTVALELERIANHVGDLGALSGDVAFNSCAAYFGRIRGEFLNLLLVLSGNRFGKGLIRPGGVTAGLSEDSRQFILDRIRALRPEILEVADLLFTAHTVLARLEGCGVVSREIDMVGVAGRASGIDYDARRDFPTEKYAELPPCLHERTNGGVLSRAWVRYEEILHSLDIIELLTGRGPIETLNAPLEEDAALEPDSLVVTINEAWRGELSHCVLTDSKGGILRYKIKDPSFHNWMGLAMALRNEEISDFPLNNKSFNLSYCGFDL; from the coding sequence ATGGATAAATTTCTGGAGATCAAAAATGGAGAAATGATCGGCCGCAGGGCCATACCCTATCTGAATTTCGCTGATTTCTGCAAAGGTCTTCTGCGGGTAGCAGCCAGGGGCGCCTCGGTGGTGCAATTTTTTGGCTATAAAGAAGACCCCCTGGTTCAACAGGATATTTCCTTGAACTTCAACGCCCCTTCAAGGGAATTCTTCGGCTATGAAGAAGAGGGCTCGGTTCAACTCCTGGCTGTCATGAGAATGGGCGGTCATCTCTATGCGATACAGACCACGGCGCCTGAATCCTTCGAGTCTCTGAGCCAGCATGAGATAAAATTTCAGCTCTTCGAGCGGGAGATAGCAGAACAATTCGGCCTGACCCCGCTCGGGCACCCATGGCTGAAACCGGTACGTTATCACACCAACTGGCGAGGGGTTAAAGACGTCTTCGACAACGACTATAATAAAGACATACCAGGAAATTATCCCTACTTTCAGGTAGAGGGCGAAGAGATACACGAAGTTGCCGTAGGTCCTGTACATGCAGGGATCATTGAGCCAGGGCATTTCCGTTTTCAGTGCATCGGAGAAAGGATCTTGCACCTTGAGATACAGCTTGGCTATCAGCACCGCGGGGTAGAAAGACTCCTTGCCTCGGTCCCGTTTAAACGGCTGCCCGTGATAGCAGAGGGTATCGCAGGGGATACGGCCATAGGAAACAGCCTTTGTTTTTCTCAGGCGATAGAGGCTTTAAGCGGTAAAAAAATAGACGATGGGACAAAAATAATCCGCACGGTCGCACTAGAGCTTGAACGCATAGCCAACCATGTCGGGGACCTGGGGGCGCTGAGCGGGGACGTGGCGTTCAATTCGTGCGCCGCATATTTCGGGAGAATAAGGGGTGAATTTCTAAACCTCCTACTTGTCCTCTCCGGCAACAGGTTCGGCAAGGGCCTTATCAGGCCCGGCGGCGTAACGGCGGGTCTTTCCGAAGACTCAAGACAATTCATCCTTGACAGGATCAGGGCCCTGAGGCCTGAAATTTTGGAGGTGGCCGATCTCCTTTTTACAGCCCACACAGTACTTGCCCGTCTTGAAGGCTGCGGTGTAGTGAGCAGGGAAATCGACATGGTAGGCGTGGCTGGCAGGGCCTCTGGCATTGATTATGACGCAAGACGTGATTTTCCAACTGAAAAGTATGCTGAGTTGCCCCCATGTCTTCATGAAAGGACCAACGGGGGCGTATTGTCCAGGGCCTGGGTAAGATATGAAGAGATACTGCATTCGCTTGATATTATTGAACTACTCACTGGCCGCGGCCCGATAGAGACCTTAAATGCGCCTCTTGAAGAAGATGCGGCCCTTGAACCCGATTCGTTGGTGGTGACAATCAACGAGGCCTGGCGGGGGGAGCTTTCGCATTGCGTGCTCACGGATTCAAAGGGCGGGATACTTCGCTACAAGATCAAAGACCCTTCATTCCACAACTGGATGGGCCTGGCCATGGCGCTTCGAAACGAAGAGATATCGGACTTCCCTTTGAACAACAAGAGCTTCAACCTGTCATACTGCGGATTTGATCTGTAA
- a CDS encoding proton-conducting transporter transmembrane domain-containing protein, translating to MLELIFIIPVFLGVITFFLPRTAGRFLLIMAGVFHLAFTASIWLKGVAPYWAPYFGIAPEGQIVLLVTSFLYLLIAAYTVSYMAEVEMHNEPVFAGCMLLFLGAMSMVAVTDHIIVLWIAIEATTLMSAPLIFLHKSKEALEATWKYVMICSVGIALALLGVFFTILAIDTSDINVPITFTDLARASGRFDPTWLKAGFIFILIGYGTKMGLAPMHTWLPDAHSEAPSPVSALLSGALLNCAFLGIYKTHGIMQAAGLGWYSGRILVVFGLISMVVAAVFIMQQDNYKRLLAYSSIENMGVIAFGTGIGGLAAFGAMLHLIHHALIKSSLFLTSGNILLGYGSKKIKETGRMPLFMPGTSISFMGGFAGISGFPPFGIFLSELMIILGALRKGAYISLGIFIISLILVFAGASKGVIRMSFGNFNGELLVGEKFMRLAPPCILLLVSAGLSIWMPDTLYQTILKAISTIGGGING from the coding sequence ATGTTAGAGCTTATCTTTATCATACCTGTCTTTCTGGGCGTCATAACCTTTTTTCTGCCGCGAACAGCAGGGCGCTTCCTGCTCATCATGGCCGGGGTCTTTCACCTCGCATTTACGGCCTCAATCTGGCTGAAGGGCGTCGCGCCCTACTGGGCGCCTTACTTTGGCATCGCTCCAGAGGGGCAGATAGTGCTTCTCGTGACCTCTTTTCTGTACCTGTTGATCGCGGCATACACCGTCTCATACATGGCAGAGGTGGAGATGCACAACGAACCGGTCTTTGCAGGCTGTATGCTACTTTTCCTGGGCGCAATGAGCATGGTGGCGGTGACTGACCACATCATCGTCCTCTGGATCGCCATCGAGGCCACCACCCTCATGAGCGCGCCGCTTATCTTTCTGCACAAATCAAAGGAGGCACTCGAGGCAACATGGAAGTATGTCATGATCTGCTCGGTCGGTATAGCTCTGGCCCTCCTCGGCGTCTTTTTCACCATCCTCGCCATAGATACAAGCGACATCAATGTGCCAATCACCTTTACAGACCTTGCAAGGGCATCAGGCAGATTTGATCCGACATGGCTCAAGGCCGGCTTCATTTTTATCCTGATCGGCTACGGCACCAAGATGGGGCTCGCCCCAATGCACACCTGGCTGCCTGATGCACACAGCGAGGCCCCAAGTCCTGTATCGGCCCTGCTCTCCGGGGCGCTTTTAAACTGCGCCTTTCTGGGCATCTACAAGACACACGGAATTATGCAGGCAGCTGGGCTTGGGTGGTATTCAGGCCGCATCCTCGTGGTCTTCGGGCTCATATCCATGGTGGTGGCTGCGGTATTCATCATGCAGCAGGATAATTACAAACGCCTCCTCGCCTATTCAAGCATCGAAAACATGGGGGTTATCGCATTCGGAACCGGTATAGGCGGACTTGCAGCCTTCGGTGCCATGCTGCACCTGATTCATCACGCACTGATAAAATCTTCGCTGTTTCTTACGTCAGGGAACATACTTCTTGGCTATGGCAGCAAAAAGATCAAGGAGACAGGCAGGATGCCGCTCTTCATGCCCGGCACATCCATCTCATTCATGGGAGGTTTTGCCGGCATCTCGGGCTTTCCACCGTTCGGCATATTCTTAAGTGAACTCATGATCATACTGGGGGCACTTAGAAAAGGTGCATATATCAGCCTCGGCATCTTTATCATAAGCCTCATCCTTGTCTTCGCCGGGGCGTCAAAGGGCGTGATCCGCATGTCGTTTGGCAACTTTAACGGCGAGTTGCTGGTTGGCGAAAAGTTTATGCGCCTTGCGCCGCCCTGTATCCTCCTTCTTGTCTCTGCAGGTCTTTCAATCTGGATGCCTGATACGCTTTACCAGACCATATTAAAGGCCATCTCCACCATAGGAGGCGGCATAAATGGATAA
- a CDS encoding hydrogenase, which translates to MINTPDVLLVLILLSVLLSIGGSRLQEFIRIMSFQGVLVSLVPFLLERHEQTSWLDIGFLLVLIAIKGGIIPFLLWFASRKVSIKRDAEPIVGYHASILTGLFIILVATFISNRMEPVSLSGHQLLLPAAFTTLAAGLFLMMARRKAITQVIGYLMMENGIYLAGSALAKQTHTQFIVEFGVLLDLLVGIMIMGIILHQISRSFDDADTMFLERLKG; encoded by the coding sequence ATGATCAATACGCCTGACGTATTGCTTGTGCTGATCCTTTTATCCGTACTTTTGTCCATTGGCGGCAGCCGGCTTCAGGAATTTATAAGAATCATGAGTTTTCAGGGGGTGCTTGTCTCCCTTGTCCCGTTTCTGCTGGAAAGGCATGAACAAACAAGCTGGCTTGACATAGGTTTTCTCCTGGTGCTCATTGCCATCAAGGGCGGGATTATCCCTTTTCTTTTGTGGTTTGCAAGCCGCAAGGTCTCGATCAAGAGGGATGCGGAGCCCATCGTAGGCTATCATGCATCCATCCTGACCGGACTCTTTATAATCCTTGTAGCGACCTTCATCAGCAACCGTATGGAACCAGTAAGTTTAAGCGGCCATCAACTCCTCCTGCCAGCTGCATTCACTACCCTGGCGGCAGGTCTCTTTCTGATGATGGCCAGACGCAAGGCCATTACCCAGGTGATCGGCTATCTCATGATGGAAAACGGCATATATCTCGCGGGCTCCGCCCTTGCCAAACAGACTCATACACAGTTTATCGTGGAATTCGGCGTACTTCTGGACCTCCTGGTCGGGATCATGATTATGGGCATCATATTGCACCAGATAAGCCGCTCATTCGATGATGCTGACACCATGTTTCTTGAGCGGCTAAAAGGATAA
- a CDS encoding respiratory chain complex I subunit 1 family protein, which translates to MEGLVLLIIFLFLAPFFSTIIQKVKAFLVGKQGPPLFINYFTLAKLLAKGSVYSASTTFIFRLSPVISLAASMTALLFMPFAGAAPILSFQGDVILVFYLFGLARFFTICAALDTASPFEGMGAAREAYFAFLCEAAVFTVLVLFYRLTGSLSLTGYFTGPDVINLWRPEGALLLLVIAAMFMVLLAENSRVPVDDPATHLELTMIHEVMVLDHSGPDLAFIELGAFLKLFFYAAFIANLVLPSRPTVGFAGIASFFVAISVIYALVGVIESITARFKMGLVPKFILTSFALAFFATILVLELK; encoded by the coding sequence ATGGAGGGCCTGGTTCTTCTCATTATTTTTCTTTTTCTGGCGCCATTCTTTTCAACCATCATCCAGAAGGTAAAGGCCTTTCTGGTCGGAAAGCAGGGCCCGCCTCTCTTCATCAATTATTTCACCCTGGCGAAGCTCCTTGCCAAAGGCTCAGTGTACAGCGCCTCGACCACATTTATATTCCGTTTAAGCCCTGTGATCTCCCTTGCGGCGTCCATGACCGCCCTGCTCTTTATGCCGTTTGCCGGGGCAGCCCCCATCCTTTCATTCCAGGGCGACGTCATACTGGTGTTCTATCTCTTCGGCCTTGCCCGCTTCTTCACCATATGCGCGGCGCTGGACACGGCCTCGCCCTTTGAAGGCATGGGGGCAGCGCGTGAGGCCTATTTTGCCTTTTTGTGCGAGGCCGCGGTCTTTACGGTCCTTGTCCTCTTTTACCGGCTTACCGGCTCATTGAGCCTTACAGGCTACTTTACCGGCCCGGACGTCATCAACCTCTGGCGGCCTGAGGGGGCGCTGCTGCTCCTTGTAATCGCTGCAATGTTCATGGTCCTACTTGCAGAAAACTCCAGGGTTCCGGTTGATGATCCGGCCACCCACCTGGAGCTCACCATGATCCACGAGGTCATGGTACTGGACCACAGCGGCCCTGACCTGGCGTTTATCGAACTTGGGGCATTCCTGAAACTCTTTTTTTATGCGGCCTTCATTGCCAACCTGGTACTTCCCTCAAGGCCGACAGTGGGGTTTGCCGGCATTGCATCGTTTTTTGTGGCCATTTCGGTAATCTATGCCCTAGTCGGTGTCATAGAATCGATCACGGCAAGATTCAAGATGGGACTTGTGCCAAAATTCATCCTTACATCCTTTGCCCTTGCCTTTTTCGCCACCATCCTCGTGTTGGAGCTAAAATAA
- a CDS encoding proton-conducting transporter transmembrane domain-containing protein yields the protein MKPLFLSLITILASGVLPLFFYKRFTLLKALAAGGISLGCMIGLSGAINSLYTARPAAAAWTWLHILPLSLHVDTLTAFFLIPIFLIGSLSALYSFHYLSDQTKGLRTAAHYLFFSLLIAAMAFVVMADDMVTFLLAWEFMSISSCFLVVYDYEQKETRHAAYIYFIFTEAGALFIFAAFGVIYAVTGSFNLTSAASLLPDIKLLVFFLAFIGFGSKAGVFPLHIWLPHAHPAAPSHVSALMSGVMIKMGIYGILRLYLALSPDSVIFGRGILIFGIVSGVLGVVYAMGQHNLKRLLAYHSIENIGIILIGLGLGMTGVSVGNPAMAFLGFTGGLMHVLNHAIFKALLFMGAGSVFHGTGTLAIDRLGGLMKRMKITGLTFLAGSVAICGLPPLNGFVSEFFIYNGAFQGRTLEKTDFLLVMLAVISLAVIGGLAVACFTKVIGIVFLGEPRTDEAGRAHESDPSMLYAMGILAVCSIAIGLAPALFVGPSAMAAATLLAKTPYDNTIYSDLMTLCKDISLGAVVFLVLLVIVAMMRKGFYRAKETGLGPTWGCGFTRPSPRIQYTGASFAASILEFFRPVAPVHEEYIGPAGVFPSRASYHSRLNDIAEDLEVNWMALPIVRLMRHLRWIQHGNIQLYIAYIVIAIAALLLAGLWR from the coding sequence ATGAAGCCGCTTTTTTTATCCCTGATCACAATCCTGGCCTCTGGCGTCCTGCCCCTTTTCTTTTATAAAAGGTTCACCCTTTTAAAGGCCTTAGCCGCAGGCGGCATCTCCCTGGGGTGTATGATAGGCCTGTCCGGGGCCATAAACAGCCTTTATACGGCAAGACCTGCGGCTGCAGCCTGGACATGGCTCCATATCCTGCCGCTCTCGCTCCACGTGGATACGCTAACCGCCTTCTTTCTCATCCCCATCTTTCTGATAGGGTCTCTTTCAGCCCTGTACAGCTTTCACTATCTGAGCGATCAGACAAAGGGCCTGAGAACTGCGGCCCACTATCTCTTTTTCAGCCTCCTTATCGCGGCCATGGCCTTTGTTGTCATGGCGGATGACATGGTCACATTTCTGCTTGCCTGGGAATTCATGTCCATCTCATCCTGCTTTCTCGTAGTCTACGACTATGAACAGAAAGAGACCAGGCATGCGGCCTATATCTACTTTATCTTCACCGAGGCAGGGGCGCTCTTTATATTCGCCGCCTTTGGCGTCATCTACGCCGTAACCGGCTCATTCAACCTCACATCCGCGGCATCCCTTTTACCTGATATAAAACTCCTGGTCTTTTTCCTGGCATTTATAGGATTTGGCTCAAAGGCCGGCGTCTTTCCGCTTCACATCTGGCTTCCCCATGCCCACCCGGCAGCGCCGAGCCATGTCTCGGCCCTCATGTCAGGCGTGATGATCAAGATGGGTATCTACGGCATCCTGAGGCTGTACCTCGCACTAAGCCCGGATTCGGTCATATTCGGAAGGGGCATCCTCATCTTCGGGATCGTCTCAGGGGTGCTGGGCGTAGTCTATGCAATGGGACAGCATAACCTCAAGCGGCTACTGGCATATCACAGCATTGAAAATATCGGCATCATCCTGATAGGCCTTGGTCTTGGCATGACAGGGGTGTCGGTCGGCAATCCGGCCATGGCCTTTCTGGGCTTTACAGGCGGTCTCATGCATGTGTTAAACCACGCCATTTTCAAGGCCCTGCTCTTCATGGGCGCAGGAAGCGTATTCCACGGTACGGGCACGCTTGCGATCGACAGACTGGGCGGGCTTATGAAGCGGATGAAGATTACGGGTCTTACCTTTCTTGCCGGCTCTGTCGCCATCTGCGGGCTTCCGCCATTAAACGGCTTTGTGAGCGAATTTTTTATCTACAACGGGGCGTTCCAGGGCAGAACCCTTGAAAAGACAGACTTTCTATTAGTTATGCTGGCCGTTATCTCCCTTGCCGTTATAGGCGGGCTGGCCGTGGCCTGTTTTACAAAGGTGATCGGCATCGTCTTTCTGGGTGAGCCAAGGACAGATGAGGCCGGAAGGGCGCACGAATCAGATCCTTCCATGCTTTACGCAATGGGAATCCTGGCTGTGTGCTCAATTGCCATAGGACTCGCCCCGGCCCTGTTCGTTGGACCTTCAGCAATGGCGGCGGCCACGCTACTTGCAAAGACGCCTTATGACAACACAATCTATTCAGACCTGATGACCTTGTGCAAGGATATCTCGCTCGGTGCGGTAGTATTTTTAGTCTTACTTGTGATAGTCGCCATGATGCGAAAGGGTTTTTACAGGGCGAAAGAGACGGGCCTTGGTCCTACATGGGGGTGCGGCTTCACCAGGCCGAGTCCGAGGATCCAATATACCGGCGCCTCTTTTGCCGCATCCATCCTTGAATTTTTTCGGCCGGTTGCACCGGTGCATGAGGAATACATCGGTCCGGCAGGGGTGTTTCCATCAAGGGCAAGCTATCATTCAAGGCTTAATGATATAGCAGAAGACCTTGAGGTCAATTGGATGGCCCTGCCCATAGTGCGGCTTATGAGGCACCTGCGCTGGATACAGCACGGCAACATCCAGCTCTACATCGCATATATCGTGATAGCTATAGCTGCCCTGCTGCTTGCCGGACTCTGGAGGTAA
- a CDS encoding helix-turn-helix domain-containing protein, whose product MDKTFLAIKDVALKLGVSDKTIYRMLNENQLPFAVKIGGQWRFRADAMEDWINAQTNTETGNRRINSAITVHKAIENGTVIYRVQGGNRDEAIDELLSAIPYSASFDKKAIKISIFANESLVSSSLKGIAFMTPSVERPVFFERTMLIVAFLEEETDFKAMDDIKTSIIFLTLPANRAEQAIIDMKLRRLSMDNEFIEGIKLHMTRKELLSFIQKKEGEIFSKRP is encoded by the coding sequence ATGGACAAAACCTTCCTTGCGATCAAGGATGTTGCTTTAAAATTGGGTGTTTCTGATAAAACAATCTATCGCATGCTCAATGAAAATCAGCTCCCGTTCGCGGTCAAGATTGGCGGACAGTGGCGTTTCAGGGCGGATGCTATGGAGGACTGGATAAACGCCCAAACCAACACCGAGACAGGAAACAGGAGGATAAATTCAGCCATCACAGTCCATAAGGCCATTGAAAATGGGACCGTCATCTATCGTGTCCAAGGAGGCAACCGCGACGAGGCTATAGATGAACTCCTTTCCGCCATCCCTTATTCGGCCTCCTTTGATAAAAAGGCCATTAAGATCTCTATCTTTGCCAACGAATCCCTGGTCTCGTCTTCATTGAAAGGAATCGCATTCATGACGCCAAGCGTTGAGCGCCCTGTCTTTTTTGAAAGAACAATGCTCATTGTCGCATTTCTTGAAGAAGAGACAGACTTCAAGGCAATGGACGATATAAAGACAAGCATAATATTTCTTACGCTGCCAGCCAACAGGGCTGAACAGGCCATTATAGACATGAAACTTCGCCGCCTCTCAATGGATAACGAGTTTATAGAGGGAATCAAACTGCATATGACAAGGAAAGAGCTGTTGTCCTTTATCCAGAAAAAGGAGGGGGAGATATTCTCCAAAAGGCCATGA
- a CDS encoding acetyl-CoA carboxylase biotin carboxylase subunit yields MECKINKILVANRGVPAVRIMHTCRDRKISTVAVYSTPDRLAHHVRVADSAIHIGEAPPAESYLNMQKMIDAALMTGADAIHPGWGFLAENSTFAQMVIDAGLIWIGPPPKVIKAMGDKMEAKKFAVRANVPTIPGVSDVADIGQIKKWLKEEDVSYPIMIKAALGGGGKGMVKVESEDYLGPALEQARSEARKAFGDDKLLVEKYIERGRHIEVQIVADEYGNVFHLYERECTLQRRNQKIIEEAPSPSIDHDIRNEMCFTAVRLMREIGYRSAGTVEFIFDSATKRFYFLEVNTRLQVEHGITELITGLDIVDLMIDVAEGKRFVFKQADIHPNRWALEVRINAEDPKNFSPSFGKITRMEVPQGPGVRISQGAYEGADIPAYYDSLIMLIMTAGPDREDAVRVMDRVLSRNFRVEGIKTLAPLLLSIIRHESFRRGEFSTRFIEEHMDELVSTFKEKDMEDEVLKIASFVARISALGPQEWM; encoded by the coding sequence ATGGAATGTAAAATTAACAAGATCCTTGTGGCGAACCGCGGGGTGCCGGCGGTTCGCATCATGCATACGTGCCGCGACAGGAAGATATCTACGGTCGCAGTTTATAGTACCCCGGATCGGCTCGCACACCATGTAAGGGTGGCCGATTCGGCGATCCATATAGGCGAGGCGCCTCCAGCCGAGTCATATCTCAATATGCAAAAGATGATAGACGCCGCACTTATGACAGGAGCTGACGCCATACATCCCGGCTGGGGTTTCCTTGCAGAAAACAGCACCTTTGCACAGATGGTGATAGACGCAGGGCTCATCTGGATTGGGCCGCCGCCGAAGGTCATAAAGGCCATGGGAGACAAGATGGAGGCCAAGAAATTCGCCGTCAGGGCGAACGTCCCGACTATTCCAGGTGTCAGCGATGTTGCCGATATAGGCCAGATCAAGAAATGGCTAAAAGAAGAAGACGTCTCATATCCTATCATGATAAAGGCGGCATTGGGCGGCGGCGGCAAAGGTATGGTAAAGGTCGAATCCGAGGACTATCTTGGCCCCGCACTTGAGCAGGCGAGGTCAGAGGCCAGGAAGGCCTTTGGCGATGACAAGCTTTTGGTTGAAAAATATATCGAGCGCGGACGTCACATAGAGGTACAGATAGTTGCAGACGAATATGGCAATGTCTTCCATCTCTATGAAAGGGAATGCACACTCCAGAGGCGGAACCAGAAGATCATAGAAGAGGCCCCTTCTCCATCCATAGACCACGACATAAGAAACGAGATGTGTTTTACGGCGGTAAGACTCATGCGCGAAATTGGGTACAGGAGTGCGGGTACGGTGGAGTTCATCTTTGATTCCGCTACAAAGCGTTTTTATTTCCTGGAGGTCAACACCCGCCTTCAGGTGGAGCACGGCATAACCGAACTCATAACAGGTCTTGATATAGTGGACCTCATGATAGACGTGGCGGAAGGGAAACGTTTTGTCTTCAAGCAGGCTGATATACATCCGAACAGATGGGCCCTTGAGGTGAGGATCAATGCTGAGGATCCAAAGAATTTCAGTCCTTCATTTGGCAAGATCACCCGCATGGAGGTCCCGCAGGGGCCAGGCGTCAGGATCTCTCAGGGGGCCTATGAAGGTGCGGATATCCCTGCCTATTATGACTCGCTCATCATGCTTATCATGACCGCTGGTCCTGACAGGGAAGATGCCGTCAGGGTCATGGACAGGGTCTTGAGTCGGAATTTCAGGGTCGAGGGGATCAAGACCCTGGCCCCCCTACTCCTCAGCATAATAAGACATGAGTCATTCAGGCGCGGCGAATTCTCGACGCGGTTTATAGAGGAGCACATGGATGAGCTCGTCTCCACATTTAAAGAGAAAGATATGGAAGATGAGGTGTTGAAGATCGCAAGTTTTGTTGCAAGGATCTCGGCCCTTGGACCGCAGGAGTGGATGTGA
- a CDS encoding biotin/lipoyl-containing protein, producing the protein MSAENRFVRPGMKPSEIVRRVRELDGVALTSTGMRDAGQSDYKNRHRIYDLITLAPFYEKMNLFSAECHGGARWHVGIMNRKESPFEEIRLLRERMPSILLQTLIRETNLWGYRPYPKNVIEYVVANVDIDIWRCFSFLNDIRNMRAVAEVVMKRGRLFQPAISFTQADWTTNEYYLKLVDEIVDLCGGVDEIILCIKDMAGVGSPERISSLVDAIKQVYPELVVQYHRHATDGLAVPALLAAAKAGAKIIDVEEDALTRFYGQAPMLTVQAYLEESGIKVILNREEAEKASQKVRDWIKQYEWAESPFKGFDHTVTQHKMPGGAFPSSFEQAEKGGFLHLMPAILRVMSLYNRIVRYFDVTPGSQITWVTCSGMVNKYVKAKGDAGVKELIGLLTKFVEEKDQNFDAMPQDEQNELLSLFRTAPGDFKNLILGHYGRLPMGWPAEWVYRSAFGDEWQEKIKERKELSPLEAIPNDDLGQIRDDLRGHLMREPSEEEFILYLMHPKDALAFIEFKDVYGEAPMVLPTNVWREGLKNPGDKVEFEFWGKPYCIELVSLGKEHEGVVHVVMRVNNKTRVYTVETPRAKKVEVRMAKGPLQIGAPINGSVWRIGNPVRGTLRPGDMVHKGEEIANIEAMKMENAVIAPFDAQLKEICVKLNESVQEGQLLFELKKL; encoded by the coding sequence ATGAGTGCAGAAAATCGATTTGTCAGACCGGGCATGAAGCCCTCAGAGATTGTAAGGCGGGTTAGGGAGCTGGATGGTGTGGCTTTGACCTCTACAGGGATGAGGGATGCCGGTCAGTCGGATTATAAGAACCGCCATCGCATATATGACCTCATAACCCTTGCCCCTTTTTACGAGAAGATGAATCTCTTCAGCGCCGAGTGTCATGGTGGGGCAAGGTGGCATGTGGGTATAATGAATCGGAAGGAGAGCCCGTTTGAAGAGATCAGGCTCTTGAGGGAAAGGATGCCGAGCATCCTTCTCCAAACCCTCATCAGGGAGACCAACCTCTGGGGTTACAGGCCTTATCCGAAAAATGTCATAGAGTACGTCGTGGCAAATGTTGATATAGACATATGGCGGTGCTTCTCTTTTTTAAACGATATAAGGAATATGAGGGCGGTCGCGGAGGTGGTCATGAAGAGGGGGCGGCTTTTTCAGCCAGCCATCTCCTTTACCCAGGCCGATTGGACCACCAATGAATACTATCTTAAGCTGGTTGACGAGATCGTTGACCTGTGCGGCGGTGTTGACGAGATTATCCTGTGCATAAAAGATATGGCGGGTGTTGGGAGCCCTGAGCGTATCTCAAGCCTTGTCGACGCGATCAAACAGGTCTATCCTGAACTCGTGGTCCAATATCACCGCCATGCGACAGACGGCCTTGCGGTGCCTGCACTCCTGGCTGCGGCCAAGGCAGGGGCCAAGATAATAGACGTCGAGGAAGATGCCCTTACTCGTTTTTATGGTCAGGCGCCCATGCTTACCGTCCAGGCGTATCTTGAGGAATCCGGGATAAAGGTCATTCTCAATAGAGAAGAGGCCGAGAAGGCCTCACAAAAGGTGAGGGACTGGATCAAGCAATACGAGTGGGCTGAATCGCCGTTCAAGGGCTTTGACCATACAGTGACTCAGCACAAGATGCCCGGAGGCGCATTCCCAAGCTCATTCGAACAGGCCGAAAAGGGCGGTTTTCTGCACCTTATGCCTGCGATCCTTCGTGTCATGTCTCTTTACAATCGCATCGTCAGATACTTTGATGTTACACCTGGTTCGCAGATCACATGGGTGACCTGCAGTGGTATGGTGAATAAATATGTGAAGGCCAAAGGGGATGCAGGGGTCAAGGAGCTGATCGGTCTCCTTACAAAATTTGTAGAAGAAAAGGATCAGAATTTTGATGCGATGCCCCAAGATGAACAAAATGAGCTGCTAAGCCTATTTCGGACTGCGCCTGGTGATTTTAAGAATCTCATCCTTGGACATTACGGCAGACTCCCCATGGGTTGGCCTGCGGAGTGGGTCTATAGGAGTGCATTCGGCGACGAGTGGCAGGAAAAGATAAAGGAGAGAAAGGAGCTTTCTCCGCTTGAAGCCATCCCCAATGACGACCTCGGACAGATCCGCGATGATCTGCGCGGGCATTTGATGCGCGAACCAAGCGAGGAGGAGTTTATCCTATATCTTATGCATCCGAAAGACGCCCTTGCATTTATAGAATTTAAGGATGTATATGGAGAGGCCCCTATGGTGCTTCCTACGAATGTCTGGAGAGAGGGGCTCAAGAATCCTGGTGATAAGGTGGAGTTTGAATTCTGGGGCAAACCTTATTGCATCGAGCTTGTATCTCTTGGCAAGGAACATGAAGGCGTTGTTCATGTGGTCATGCGTGTGAACAACAAGACCAGGGTCTATACCGTTGAGACGCCAAGGGCGAAAAAGGTCGAGGTTCGCATGGCCAAGGGGCCGCTTCAGATAGGCGCACCAATAAACGGTAGCGTATGGAGGATAGGAAATCCTGTTAGGGGCACATTGAGGCCGGGAGATATGGTTCATAAGGGCGAGGAGATCGCCAACATTGAGGCCATGAAGATGGAAAATGCGGTCATTGCGCCGTTTGATGCACAACTGAAGGAGATATGTGTAAAACTCAATGAATCTGTGCAGGAAGGCCAGCTGCTTTTTGAGTTAAAAAAGCTTTAA